A DNA window from Chelativorans sp. AA-79 contains the following coding sequences:
- the sucD gene encoding succinate--CoA ligase subunit alpha encodes MSILVNKDTKVLVQGLTGKTGTFHTEQALAYYGTKMVGGVHPKKGGDIWRSGLDSAAELPIFATVAEGKEKTGADASVIYVPPAGAAAAIVEAIEAEIPLIVCITEGIPVMDMVHVKAKLEKSKSRLVGPNCPGVLTPEECKIGIMPGNIFKKGSVGVVSRSGTLTYEAVFQTTNEGLGQTTAVGIGGDPVKGTEFIDVLEMFLADDETKSIIMIGEIGGSAEEDAAQFLLDEAKRGRKKPMTGFIAGRTAPKGRTMGHAGAVISGGKGGAEDKIAAMERAGIKVSPSPARLGKTLVEAIKG; translated from the coding sequence ATGTCCATTCTCGTCAACAAAGACACCAAGGTCCTCGTCCAGGGGCTGACGGGCAAGACCGGCACTTTCCATACGGAGCAGGCGCTTGCTTATTACGGCACCAAGATGGTCGGCGGGGTCCATCCGAAGAAGGGTGGCGATATCTGGCGCAGCGGCCTCGACAGCGCCGCCGAATTGCCGATCTTCGCCACTGTCGCGGAAGGCAAGGAGAAGACGGGCGCCGACGCTTCCGTCATCTATGTGCCGCCTGCAGGGGCCGCCGCCGCGATCGTCGAGGCGATCGAGGCGGAGATCCCGCTCATCGTCTGCATTACCGAGGGCATCCCGGTGATGGACATGGTGCATGTGAAGGCGAAGCTCGAAAAGTCGAAGTCCCGCCTCGTCGGGCCGAACTGCCCGGGCGTGCTCACGCCCGAGGAGTGCAAGATCGGCATCATGCCGGGCAACATCTTCAAGAAGGGCTCGGTGGGTGTTGTTTCACGCTCGGGCACGCTTACCTACGAGGCGGTGTTCCAGACCACCAATGAAGGCCTCGGCCAGACCACGGCCGTCGGCATCGGCGGCGATCCGGTGAAGGGCACCGAATTCATCGATGTCCTGGAGATGTTCCTGGCCGACGACGAGACGAAATCCATCATCATGATCGGCGAGATCGGCGGCTCGGCGGAAGAGGATGCCGCGCAGTTCCTGCTCGACGAGGCCAAGCGCGGCCGCAAGAAGCCGATGACTGGCTTCATCGCCGGCCGCACGGCGCCCAAGGGCCGCACCATGGGCCATGCGGGCGCGGTGATCTCCGGCGGCAAGGGCGGCGCGGAAGACAAGATCGCGGCCATGGAGCGGGCGGGCATCAAGGTGTCGCCCTCTCCGGCCCGGCTCGGAAAAACCTTGGTCGAGGCGATCAAGGGTTAG
- a CDS encoding 2-oxoglutarate dehydrogenase E1 component — MARQNQANDDFSITSFLYGGNAAYIEDLYASYESDPGSVSDDWRAFFSQLKDNAADVKKSAEGASWKKKDWPLTVNGELVSALDGNWAALEGDIDLKLRKKAAEGGVALSEAEVHRATRDSVRAIMMIRAYRMRGHLHANLDPLGIANPLEDYNELSPEAYGFTEADFDRPIFIDNVLGLETATIRDMLAILKRTYCSTLGVEFMHISNPEEKAWIQERIEGPDKGVAFTANGKKAILQKLIEAEGFEQFIDVKYKGTKRFGLDGSESLIPALEQIIKRGGQLGLQEIVLGMAHRGRLNVLSQVMGKPHRAIFHEFKGGSIAPDDVEGSGDVKYHLGASSDREFDGNKVHLSLTANPSHLEIVDPVVMGKARAKQDQLYGRTRDEVVPLPERARVMPLLLHGDAAFAGQGVVAECLGLSGLRGHRVGGTVHFIINNQIGFTTNPRFSRSSPYPSDVAKMIEAPIFHVNGDDPEAVVYAAKVATEFRMAFHKPVVIDMFCYRRFGHNEGDEPAFTQPIMYKMIRSHPTTVEIYSKKLVEEGLVTKDDIDQMRAEWRSTLEAEFEAGQSYKPNKADWLDGAWSGLKKADDEDEQRRGKTAVPVKTLKEIGKTLTEVPEGFEVHRTIRRFLDNRKKMIETGEGIDWATAEALAFGSILLEGNPVRLSGQDSERGTFSQRHSVLYDQRDENRYIPLNHLGPQQAYYEVINSMLSEEAVLGFEYGYSLAEPRALTLWEAQFGDFANGAQVVFDQFISSGERKWLRMSGLVCLLPHGYEGQGPEHSSARLERFLQMCAEDNMQVANCTTPANYFHALRRQLKRDFRKPLILMTPKSLLRHKRAVSTLSELSGESSFHRLLWDDAQSLPGEPIKLVKDSKIRRVVMCSGKVYYDLYEEREKRGVNDVYLLRVEQLYPFPAKALITELSRFRNAEMVWCQEEPKNMGAWSFIDPYLEWVLQHIEAKNKRVRYAGRPASASPATGLMSKHLEQLAQLLEDALGG, encoded by the coding sequence ATGGCACGGCAGAACCAGGCCAACGACGATTTTTCCATCACCTCGTTCCTCTACGGCGGCAACGCCGCTTATATCGAGGATCTCTACGCATCCTATGAAAGCGATCCGGGCTCGGTCAGCGATGACTGGCGCGCCTTCTTCAGCCAGCTCAAGGATAACGCCGCGGACGTGAAGAAGAGCGCGGAGGGCGCCTCCTGGAAGAAGAAGGACTGGCCGCTCACCGTCAATGGCGAACTGGTCTCCGCGCTCGACGGCAATTGGGCGGCGCTCGAAGGAGACATCGACCTCAAGCTCAGGAAGAAGGCGGCCGAAGGCGGCGTGGCCCTCTCGGAAGCCGAGGTGCACCGCGCCACGCGTGATTCCGTCCGCGCCATCATGATGATCCGTGCCTACCGCATGCGCGGGCACCTGCACGCCAATCTCGATCCGCTCGGCATCGCCAACCCGCTCGAGGACTACAACGAGCTTTCGCCCGAGGCCTACGGCTTCACGGAGGCGGATTTCGACCGGCCGATCTTCATCGACAACGTGCTCGGGCTGGAGACCGCCACCATCCGGGACATGCTGGCGATCCTGAAGCGCACCTACTGCTCCACGCTCGGCGTGGAATTCATGCACATCTCCAACCCCGAGGAGAAGGCCTGGATCCAGGAGCGCATCGAGGGGCCGGACAAGGGCGTGGCCTTCACCGCCAACGGCAAGAAGGCGATCCTGCAGAAGCTGATCGAGGCGGAAGGCTTCGAGCAGTTCATCGACGTCAAGTATAAGGGCACCAAGCGCTTCGGCCTCGACGGCAGCGAATCGCTCATCCCCGCGCTGGAGCAGATCATCAAGCGCGGCGGCCAGTTGGGCCTCCAGGAGATCGTGCTCGGCATGGCCCATCGCGGCCGTCTCAACGTGCTCTCCCAGGTCATGGGCAAGCCGCACCGCGCCATCTTCCACGAGTTCAAGGGCGGCTCCATCGCCCCTGACGACGTGGAGGGCTCGGGCGACGTGAAGTACCATCTCGGCGCCTCCTCCGACCGGGAGTTCGACGGCAACAAGGTGCACCTGTCGCTGACCGCCAATCCATCCCATCTGGAGATCGTCGATCCGGTGGTGATGGGCAAGGCCCGCGCCAAGCAGGACCAGCTTTACGGCCGCACGCGTGACGAGGTGGTGCCGCTTCCCGAGCGCGCCCGCGTCATGCCGCTTCTCCTGCACGGCGATGCCGCCTTCGCCGGCCAGGGCGTCGTCGCGGAATGCCTGGGGCTATCGGGGCTGCGCGGCCACCGCGTCGGCGGCACGGTGCACTTCATCATCAACAACCAGATCGGCTTCACCACCAATCCGCGCTTCTCGCGCTCCTCGCCCTATCCTTCAGATGTGGCGAAGATGATCGAGGCGCCGATCTTCCACGTGAACGGCGACGATCCGGAAGCGGTGGTCTATGCCGCCAAGGTGGCCACCGAGTTCCGCATGGCCTTCCACAAGCCGGTCGTCATCGACATGTTCTGCTACCGCCGCTTCGGCCACAATGAGGGCGACGAGCCGGCGTTCACGCAGCCGATCATGTACAAGATGATCCGGTCGCATCCCACGACGGTCGAGATCTATTCGAAGAAGCTCGTCGAGGAAGGCCTCGTCACCAAGGACGACATCGACCAGATGCGGGCCGAGTGGCGCTCGACGCTCGAGGCGGAGTTCGAGGCCGGGCAGTCCTACAAGCCCAACAAGGCCGACTGGCTCGATGGCGCCTGGTCGGGCCTCAAGAAGGCCGATGACGAGGACGAGCAGCGCCGCGGCAAGACCGCCGTGCCGGTGAAGACGCTCAAAGAGATCGGCAAGACGCTGACGGAGGTGCCTGAGGGTTTCGAGGTTCACCGCACCATCCGGCGCTTCCTGGACAACCGCAAGAAGATGATCGAGACCGGCGAGGGGATCGACTGGGCGACGGCCGAGGCGCTGGCCTTCGGCTCGATCCTGCTCGAAGGCAATCCCGTGCGCCTTTCCGGCCAGGATTCGGAGCGCGGCACCTTCTCGCAGCGCCATTCCGTGCTCTACGACCAGCGCGACGAGAATCGGTATATCCCGCTCAACCATCTGGGACCGCAGCAGGCCTATTACGAGGTCATCAACTCGATGCTTTCGGAAGAGGCGGTCCTGGGCTTCGAGTACGGATATTCACTGGCCGAGCCGCGGGCGCTGACGCTCTGGGAAGCCCAGTTCGGCGATTTCGCCAACGGCGCACAGGTGGTGTTCGACCAGTTCATCTCGTCGGGCGAGCGCAAGTGGCTGCGCATGTCCGGCCTCGTCTGCCTCCTGCCGCACGGCTATGAGGGCCAGGGGCCGGAGCACTCCTCCGCCCGCCTGGAGCGCTTCCTGCAGATGTGCGCCGAGGACAACATGCAGGTGGCGAACTGCACCACCCCCGCCAACTACTTCCACGCCCTGCGCCGGCAGCTGAAGCGCGACTTCCGCAAGCCGCTCATCCTGATGACGCCGAAGTCGCTCCTGCGGCACAAGCGGGCGGTCTCGACCCTTTCGGAACTGTCGGGCGAGAGCTCGTTCCACCGGCTTTTGTGGGATGATGCGCAGTCTTTGCCGGGCGAGCCGATCAAGCTCGTCAAGGATTCGAAGATCCGACGCGTCGTCATGTGCTCCGGCAAGGTCTATTACGACCTCTACGAGGAGCGCGAGAAGCGCGGCGTCAACGATGTCTATCTCCTGCGCGTGGAACAGCTCTACCCGTTCCCGGCCAAGGCACTGATCACGGAGCTGTCACGCTTCCGCAATGCGGAGATGGTCTGGTGTCAGGAGGAGCCCAAGAACATGGGCGCCTGGTCTTTCATCGATCCCTATCTCGAATGGGTGCTGCAGCACATCGAAGCGAAGAACAAGCGCGTGCGCTATGCGGGCCGGCCGGCCTCCGCTTCGCCCGCCACCGGCCTCATGTCCAAGCATCTGGAGCAGCTCGCGCAGCTTCTCGAAGACGCGCTGGGCGGCTGA
- the odhB gene encoding 2-oxoglutarate dehydrogenase complex dihydrolipoyllysine-residue succinyltransferase, producing MATEIRVPTLGESVTEATIGRWFKQVGDAIAVDEPLVELETDKVTVEVPAPSAGTLQEISVKEGETVEVGALLGSIGGGGAAAAPARQAPAREEKEEAVAQAAGAAGSEDTGQAVEKTAEVGGEPQIEERKRPPAPSAAKLMAENKLSSDDVAGSGKDGQVLKGDVLGAIERGGRGAPSQPAETPKVARAPSAAEDEAREERVKMTRLRQTIARRLKDAQNTAAMLTTFNEVDMTAVMDLRKKYKDLFEKKHNVKLGFMGFFTKAVCHALKEIPAVNAEIDGADIVYKNYCHIGVAVGTDRGLVVPVVRDADRMSIAEIEKEVGRLGAEARDGKLALADMQGGTFTISNGGVYGSLMSTPILNAPQSGILGMHKIQERPMVVGGQIVVRPMMYLALSYDHRVVDGKEAVTFLVRIKDVLEDPERLVLDL from the coding sequence ATGGCTACTGAAATCCGCGTTCCCACTCTGGGTGAATCCGTTACCGAGGCCACCATCGGCCGCTGGTTCAAGCAGGTCGGCGACGCGATCGCCGTCGACGAGCCCCTCGTCGAGCTCGAGACCGACAAGGTGACGGTGGAGGTGCCTGCGCCTTCCGCCGGCACGCTGCAGGAGATTTCCGTCAAGGAAGGCGAGACCGTCGAGGTCGGGGCGCTGCTCGGCTCCATCGGCGGGGGCGGCGCTGCTGCCGCGCCGGCCAGGCAGGCGCCCGCCCGGGAAGAGAAGGAGGAAGCCGTGGCGCAGGCCGCGGGTGCCGCCGGCAGCGAAGACACCGGGCAAGCCGTCGAGAAGACCGCGGAAGTGGGCGGCGAGCCGCAGATCGAGGAGCGCAAGCGGCCGCCTGCACCTTCCGCCGCCAAGCTCATGGCCGAGAACAAGCTCTCGAGCGACGATGTCGCCGGTTCCGGCAAGGACGGGCAGGTGCTCAAGGGCGACGTGCTGGGCGCTATCGAGCGCGGCGGGCGCGGCGCGCCCAGCCAGCCGGCCGAGACGCCGAAAGTTGCCCGCGCGCCTTCCGCAGCGGAGGACGAGGCACGCGAGGAGCGTGTGAAGATGACGCGCCTGCGCCAGACCATCGCGCGCCGCCTCAAGGATGCGCAGAACACGGCCGCCATGCTCACCACCTTCAACGAGGTGGACATGACGGCCGTCATGGACCTGCGCAAGAAGTACAAGGACCTGTTCGAGAAGAAGCACAATGTGAAGCTCGGCTTCATGGGCTTCTTCACCAAGGCGGTCTGCCACGCGCTGAAGGAGATCCCGGCCGTCAATGCCGAGATCGACGGCGCGGACATCGTCTACAAGAATTACTGCCATATCGGCGTGGCCGTGGGCACGGACCGCGGCCTCGTCGTGCCCGTGGTGCGCGATGCCGACCGCATGAGCATCGCCGAGATCGAAAAGGAGGTCGGCCGTCTGGGCGCGGAAGCCCGCGACGGCAAGCTCGCGCTGGCCGACATGCAGGGCGGCACCTTCACCATCTCCAATGGCGGCGTCTACGGTTCGCTGATGTCGACGCCGATCCTCAATGCCCCGCAGTCGGGCATCCTGGGCATGCACAAGATCCAGGAGCGGCCGATGGTCGTCGGCGGGCAGATCGTCGTCCGCCCCATGATGTACCTCGCCCTCTCCTACGATCACCGCGTCGTCGACGGCAAGGAGGCGGTCACCTTCCTTGTCCGCATCAAGGACGTGCTCGAGGATCCCGAACGCTTGGTGCTCGATCTTTAG